The DNA sequence TTACCTTTTCCCTCCCCAATAGAGTTTTCTTTCTCCAGAGGAAAATTGTGAGCAGATAATAAATGAGCCACCATGAGATCATCTTAATTTGATTGAATCTAATGAATAATAACAACACTTACTTGATCCTAGGAGTTTACTTAGTTATGGCATGTTAAATTTAATATCTATATTGCTAGTTTTTTTAAGATGTTCTATGGCATTATAGTGGTCCTGTATTGTTAATACAATTTAAAATTATATAAAATTTGTCCTTTCACTTGTGCTCATTGCTGCACTGAGACCTGGTAATGAGAAGCAAACACCCAACTGTCTTGAGATTTGTGCAAAAGGCTCATGATCTCTATTTCAATAATAATCTAAAATGTCTTACATTTGGAAATTATCTGTGTAATTAACAACTTGAAAGTCTAAAATAAGTTAGGTCAAAATATATCTATACATAGATTTTGCAAATCATTTTTAATTAAAGAATTAAGATTAATTTTTAATTGATGATGATTTGCTCAGGAGAGGCTTAAATAGGAACAGGGCAGATCATGCCAAATATTCGAGGCAGAATTGGGAAGAGTAAATAATAAATATTAAAGAAAGAGGTACTTTTCAACTTTTCAccaagaagagaaaacacaaaaataTCAAGAAGCACAATTTAATTCTGCAGTGATTCTTGCCACATAAAGGAAGGAATCTTGTGACTTTTGATGATTTCCTTAGTTGGTGTTAGAATGCACTCCCTGATACAATCAGCACCATGTGTTTTATCTCCATACACAGAATCgcttcagtgtggaagcaagccattcagcccattgagtccacaccaacactccgaacagcatcccacccacgcCCAACCCCTTACCCTGTAACCTTGCAGTTCTCATGGACTGTGGGATATATCAGAAGATTATTATGTATGCTAATATTCTATTTAGCTCATCTTGATTTATCCATCCAGGGAACTCCTATGCATCACATTCTAGAAGTCAGTTGTTTTTAAATGATTCCAAGGTTTTTATTTTGGCTTTATCTACGACTATGCTCATATACTGACTGCAGTCTGTATGAAGAAGAATTTTCTGATAACTATCCGAAAAATAGACTTTTCTAGTTTGAACTTATATACCTAATTTTACTTATTGGTTTTGCTCAATGGAGGAAATACATAAGAACAACAAGGTGACTGCCAATCGTATTTCCTTGTCTCCCAAACAATGGCTTCTGTATGATGACTTGAGGCAAAACCAGTGCAGAGTAGAAACTCAATTGAGTGATGAACCAAACAATTCTGGGCAATGCACTGTGGTTATTATACACTTTACATATGTTCTTTCCTGCGTTTGGTAATGCTTCAGTCAGGATCAGGAAAGGTATTAATAAATGTTATTACAATCTTCTGTTATAAAATTCACTACTTATGAAACAAAAAAGTAAAATATTTTAAATAACGGAAATAATTAAAATAATATTTTCTCAAAGTAAGTTATAATGTGCGTAATCCCTCACCAATATTGAATGTCATAAACTAGCCATATCTATCATATATACTTCTGTAATAAATCCCTGATGAAATATGATTCTGAACAAATAGCAAATATTTAAACATTTGTGTGCTTAGATTAAAATGAAAATGACGCATTGATGTATCTACCACTAAATCTTTTGTCATTTCAGTAAGTTGCTGGAAAGGCCAGAAGATGACTTAATAATATAAAATCAATTATAGAATCACACAATCCCTgcgcgtggaagcaggccattcagcccatcaagtccacactgaccctccaaaaaacaTCCGACCCATACCcatcccctaccttatccctgtaaccctgcacttcccatgatTACTctacctcacctacacatccctggacactatgtgcaatttagcttgaccaattcatctaacctgcacatctttggactgtgggaggaaactggaacgcccagaggaaatccatgcagacactgggagaacgtgcaaactccacatagacaatcatccaagggtggaattaaatttgggttcctggcactatgaggcagcagtgctaaccactgagccactgtgctgactTTAATATATGCATTCATAGTATATGCACTTGTTCAAGTAATCAGTGTCATTATCAAGTCTTTTCAGTTTTGCCAGTAAAAGGTTCAGATTTACAGATGAAGGAGTTGTTTTCTATTTAAAAACTATTGGTTTGCATTTAATAACTATTGTTTTCAGTctttgtatttcataaaattcaAACAGCTGGATTCTTAaaagatgattttttaaaaagatcttAAATGCTTTATAAAATGTATTAATCAACCATTAACTCAAAATAGTATTTAAAAAGCTAAACTGCTTAACATTTTTACAGGCCTAATACATTGTATTCTGTGAACAAATTAGTATTTTGCACTGATTTATTATAATAAACAACCAAACTGCTAAAATTGCAAAAACAAAGTGGTTGAGCTTTCATAACATGTTCAGGCACTAATAATCCTCTAGGTTCACTCAAGGTTTTAATACACCAGGAACAGTTGTCCTGAGGCTCTTTTAAATAGCTGATTGTCAGAAACTCCCTGGTACTTAGTAAAGAAACTGCCAAAGTTGCCAGGGCATTTCATAATGTCCTTTTATAACTGTGAGCAACAGTTTGGAAGTAAACATTGGCATTTATGTTGATTTCAAGTACCACTTACAGAGTCATAGTTATAGAGTTATCAAATTGGACACCACGGAAACAgtctcttcggtccaactcatctatgccaatcagatatcctaaattaatccagtctcatttgctagcatttggcacatatccctataaccccttccttttcatgtttccatccacatgccttttaaatgttgtaattgtaccagcctctaccacttcctctggcagctcattccatacatacaccgccctctgtgtgaaaagcttgtcccttaggtcccttgctaaaaaagaagaaaaatggtTGAGCTTTTGTAACATGTGCAGGCACTAATAATCCTCTAAGATCACTCCCAATTAAATTCAAAATTGTTGTCCTGAGGCTCTCTTAAATAGCTGATTGTCAGAACCTTCCTGGTATGtagtcaccttaaacctatagaatatcatagagtccctacagtgtggaaataggcccttcagcccagcaagtccacactgaccctccgaagagtaacccacccacaaccGTTTCCCTACcatatatttacctctgactaatgcacctaatctacacatccctgaacactatgggcaattttgaacagccaattcacctaatctgcacatctggATTATGggcagaaactggagcacctggaggaaacccacacagacacaaggagaatgtgcaaactccacacagacagttgcctgaggctggaatcgaacccaggtccctagcactgtgagacatcaatgttaaccactgagccacttagttttggacttccctgccCTGGGGAGAAAGACCTCAGCTGTTCACCCAATGCTGCTCCTTTTGATTTTACAAACcactataaggttacccctcagcctctgacactctggaaaaatacagcctctccccatagctcaaccccagcaacatccttgtaaatcttttctgaatcctttcaagtttaccaacatctttcctataacacgaagaccagaattgaatgcactattctaacagtagcctaaccaatgtcctatacagccctaacatgacatcccaactcctctacCTAATGCACTGACCTATAACGGCGAACGTACCAAATATCATCATCTACTCTGTCTACCTATGATtggactttcaaggaactatgaacctgcacccgaaggtctctttgtttggcaacactccccggGACCTACCAtcaagtgtatcagtcctgccctggtttgccttatcaaaatgcaatacctcatatttatgtaaattaaactccatctgtcactccttgaccctttttttttaaggttagattacttagtgtggaaacaggcccttcagccctacaagtccacatcgacccgccatccacccagacccattcccctacatttaccactgcccctaacactacaggcaatttagcatggtcaattcacctaacctgcatatctttggactgtgagaggaaacccatgcagacacggggagaatgtgcaaactccacacagtcagtcgcctgcggcgggaattgaacccgggtctctgacacagtgagggagcggtgctaatcactgtgccaccatctgatcaaggtcccattatagtctgagataaccttcttcattgtccattacaccactaattttggtgcaatctgcaaactcactaaccgtacctcctatgttcacatccaaatcatttaaataaatgacaaaaagcagtggacccagcaccaattgtgcagctggtcacaggccttcagtccaaaATGCAACTTTCTACcactaccttctgtcttctaccttcaagtcaattttgAATCCAAATAGCTAGCTCtttctggattccatgtgatctaaccttgctgactagtgtaccatgcagaaccttattgAATGCCATACTGAAGTCTAAATAGACAacctccactgctctgccttcatcaattttcTCTGTCACTTCAAAATactcactcaagttagtgagtcatgatttccaacacacaaagccaaattgactctccctaatcgattcttgcctttccaaacacacgtaaaccctatccctcagaatccccttgAACAATTTACCCACTACTGACATCAGGGTCCCCGGGCTATAtttccctagcttttccttaccacctttcttaaataatagcaccacattagccaactacTAGTCTTCCATCTCCTCATCTGTGGCTttcaatgatgcaaatatctcagcaaggtgtCCAGtgatcacttttctagcttcccacgaagttctaaggtacacctgatcaggaacCAGGGATGTATCTATCTTTATGCgtttttaagacatccagcactaactcctctgtaatatggacacttttcaaaatATCACTACTTATTTTTCCCAAGTTCTCTGGCTTCCAtttccttcttcacagtaaatactcagatgaaatattcacttagtatctcacccatctcctgcagttccacatacaggtggccttgctaatctttaagggggccttattctctccccaattattcttttgtctttaatctctttggattcttaAAGTGACATTCACCATTCATGTTCTTTAGTGTTGGGAAGAGGATGTCAGGGATACTTCAGGACAATACTTAATATTTATTCTGTAAATTTGGTGAGGACATCACCTATAAAGAGTTTGAAGTGTGTTCTTCTACCTTATTGGACATCTTATAAATGTCACCAGGAGAAAGGCAGTGCTTACTATGGGAATGGCAGGAGAACAATCtgttggaggagacaggaaatGAGGAGGAAATGGTATCCTTCTTATTCCAAGGGTTCATAATACTCTTTGGATCTACTGTGCCAGGAATGTCATTGTTGCATCAGAAACTGTTTTGCTTTCTTCCTGACATCATACAGCCATATTGCATCTGTTGCTGTCTATCAACCAACACATTTCACACCTATAGAAAATGCTTCTCTATAAAAAATGCACTTAATCAGTACTTGGATAGTAGTATGCAGGTTTCTGTTTTAGCACCTTCAGGCAATTTTAAATGAAGATAATCAGCAATTAGGATTGAATTGTATGTTGAATCCAGGCTTTCAAACATGTTGGAGTTACCAGAATTGCATATATTAGTTCTCAACCTTACACCAAAATAATCTAAAAATATCTTGGGATCGGTCTAATATTTTGATCTGATTGGAAATTTAAAATAATGTGcaggaaataaaaaaaagaataatttgatgtGTCGGATACAAaattctgtagatgctggaaatctgaaatgataaCATTTCAGGTATAGAGCCCAGATCTGAGGACTTATCAAACTTGTGCTCTGTCAACAGATGCTGCGTAACCTTGTGTTTCCAATTTTTTCAATACACATATATGCAGGGAATAATGGAGTAAGTCTCCAGCTAATAACTAGAACTCCACAATACTGAAAAAATAGCTAGCAGTTTAAAAGCATGAGATAAtcactaataaattaaattcaCTGTATCTACACATGCCAACAAATTACCCAATGATAACCCAATTATAATTAGTGTTTTATTAAATGTAGTGCTCCATGTAATTACACATCAGCCATACAAATGTATAACATTACACTTAAAATTCTATATTTTTACTAGGGATTTCATTTATAAGATGTCAAGAGAAATGTCAGTCAATTTAGAAAAATTTTAAGGTAATTTCAATTTTTCAATAGTGCCAAAATATGTACTTTCAAAACATGCATTTGACAAattattaaaaacaaaatctaCAGTTATTTTCTACATTAGCAAAATCAAACATTATTTCAGTATTTTGGAAGATGTGTGTATTTAAGATATTAAAGGATTCCAGGTTAATTCTATAAATTTCAAAACAGACTTTTAAATTCATTTACAAACAACATTTACATTATACAACCTGATAAGATTCTGATTCCATTGACTGTCTATTTATTTCTGTTGAGATTTCTCGAGTAACTTGTTGCAGTTCTTGTCCACTTGATTCTGAAGTCCAATTCGCTAAAAGATCACTGAAGTCGGGTGTACAGGTGTGAAGGACACAGCAAGGCACAGCAGAAATGGGCTCTCTCCAAAAAGATAAAGGAAGCCTTCGATTGTGCATTGGAATCACATTGGCATATTTTCTATCTAGTCTTTGTCTCTTGCTATCTCTTCTGTTCAAGATTGTTTGTTTCATGTACTTGTGCAAACCATATTCAAAAAGTTCTGCCAAGGGTCCTAATTTTTTAATGCTTTCTTTGTCACAAATTAACTTCAATGCCTGTATGTCTATATCTCTGGGAGATGTTAAATGTACATGAGATTCATCCTCTTCTTGATCTCCATCTTGTGCAATTCTTATTAGATCTGCATAGTATAGTTCTCTTCCTGATTTACCAGAAGAAAACCTATCTTCATAAATATTGCAAGCATCGGGATCATCATCCTTGTTTTTTCTGCCGAAGTACTTCTGAATATCATTGTTGATTAACTCGGTAAACCTTAGTAGCTGCAATGTGGTGTCTGTGTTGTTTGCTATAGGATTGAAGGACAGACATGTAGGAGTCCAGTTTTCACTTTCAATGCATTTGGTGACAGATTCTGATTCTCTGTCTTCACTGTCATCTTCAAACTCTTCGTCTTCCTCAGATGTTTCCTGGAAATTCATGTCTTGATGAACAGTGATATTTAGCATGGGAAGCTGAAAAGTAGGAACTAGCTTAAAATCTGACATGTTCTTGATCACGCCTGCTGCCATAACTTTCTTGGCTTGCTTCAGATTCTTTGTATCAGCCTCTGAACAcaattttaaaagatatttagacaTTGTATTACAAAATCATGACAAATACTTAGGAAAAGAGCAAATCCATCACATAATGAAATTAAAAGTATACAAGGGGAAACCACGATCAATAGcattaatattgtttcaattAATAAGTTACTTTTGAGCTCTGTTGTTAGAATTCGATGTTTAAAATATTACATTAATAAGTAATTAAAATTGTGAAATGTAAGAATTTAAACAAATCTATGTTACATTTATAAATCAATCAATCGAAAAGGTAATTTAACTTTTAATTGATCCTCCTCTTACACTTGACTTGATTTTACAAATGCCATACAATGACACAAAGTCTTTTAAATACAGCTTCAAGAAAattcacaattttaaaaaatgtttcagcCTTTCTCAATATTACTATTAACTCTTGAATTTGAAACAACAACATTTTGCTGAAAACTTTAATTTTAATGATTTAAGAAATCTTGCATAAAAACAGTAAAAAGGTTGTTGCTGTTCCAAAGCTCTTACCTGAATTGCAAACTCAGACTGGAGAAGCACACCAAAGAACTAACCTGCTATGACAGTTCCACACCTGTGATTAATGCATTTATAGTTTTGCATGGACTGACTTTTGACAAATATTTGGTGGGAGTATTGTAATAGTAGACTTTGTAAACAGAGCTTTGGTTTGTTTTAGCACCCAGCAACCAGAGAGTGTTGAAGAAAGCAAATCAGAGAGGCGGAAGATAGGCTTTAGCTTAATGGTCTGCTTGCCAGGGAAATTTCAAGTGTTGTTCCTGTAAATTCAGCAATTAAATCTCCAAGTCACAGATGTAAAACTGGTCTGCAAAGGGTCTTTATCAACTCTTCTGATTCATGCTCAAATCAGTGTGAGTCAAATAGGCGTAAAATTGAATTTCATGGTATTTTGACTTGTTAAGTAGGCACATTTAAGAAACATAATTGTTATCATACAATTGTTTTTTAAAGAGGATGATCAAATGCTATGCAATATGGTTTAGGAATCATGCATTTATCTTAAAATCTGAAAATAAAATTATTCTTAAACTAAATTAATTAATGTTAAATGGtttaaaataatatattattttgaCAAACGTGCACCAGCTTACTCGAAAATAACACCAATAGATACTTTGCGatacataatttttaaaattagattttTGTTGGATTTATATTTTCTATTTGAAGTGCCATTTAAAACATCAAATATATTAATTGTACATTAATTGAGAGAGGTAGCCCAAGACTGGCAAGACCTGAAGAATCTGACTATGATTACACCTGCTCCTTGTAGGCCACCAGAAATCCCAAAAGAAGCAAACTATTTAAATTTAGCTTggcctcttttttttttaagttgctcACCCAATTAAAGTTAAGAGGTTAAAATTACATCACAGCAATTATGACATAGCAGTCATGCTGTATTTGAATAGAAATTAGAATCTTGCCATTTCTCCTCTATCTACGGCACTTTGGAAATATCATTTGAAAACAGAAATCAGTTTCTATGCGCTCAGGTTCAGCCAGCTCTATTTCAGCACCACCTCTTATGATATAACCTATATAGCCTGATAGGTCATACTACTCGCCTGATATCTAATATTTGATGAACAGCAATTTCCTTAAATTAATATTAGGAAGGCCAAAGCCATTGGTTTTGTTTCTAAAACTGATTCTATTCTCGAGCTGCTAACTCTATTGCTCACTTTGTCAACTGCATGAGGCTGAATCAGACTGTTCACAACCTGATCTCCTATTTGACCCCGAG is a window from the Chiloscyllium punctatum isolate Juve2018m chromosome 40, sChiPun1.3, whole genome shotgun sequence genome containing:
- the LOC140464795 gene encoding protein PERCC1 → MAAGVIKNMSDFKLVPTFQLPMLNITVHQDMNFQETSEEDEEFEDDSEDRESESVTKCIESENWTPTCLSFNPIANNTDTTLQLLRFTELINNDIQKYFGRKNKDDDPDACNIYEDRFSSGKSGRELYYADLIRIAQDGDQEEDESHVHLTSPRDIDIQALKLICDKESIKKLGPLAELFEYGLHKYMKQTILNRRDSKRQRLDRKYANVIPMHNRRLPLSFWREPISAVPCCVLHTCTPDFSDLLANWTSESSGQELQQVTREISTEINRQSMESESYQVV